Part of the Streptomyces sp. NBC_01353 genome, GCGGCGGACGAGCCGGACCCGGTCGCCGCGCCGCCGGCCGCCGAGCCCGAACCGCCGACGGCGCAGGACCACTGGCGCCTTCATGCCGAGGTCACCGGCTTCACCGAACTGACTCTGGACGCCGAACCGGGCACCACGATCGCCGTCGTCGGCGCCAACGGCGCGGGCAAGACCACGCTCCTGCGCGCCCTCCTGGGCCTCACTCCCCGCGCTCACGCCACCGTCCGCCTCGGCGACACCGACGTCACCGCACGACCGCCGCACCGCCGAGGAGTCGCCTGGGTCCCCCAGGACGGCGCCCTCTTCCCCCACATGACGGCCCTCGCCAACACCGCGTACGGCCTGCGCGCCCACGGCGTCTCCCGCGCCGAGGCGCGCCACGAGGCACAGCAGTGGCTCGACCGGCTGGGCGTCGGCCACCTCGCGCGCCGCCGGCCGGCACAGCTCTCCGGCGGCCAGGCCCAACGCGTCGCCCTGGCCCGGGCGCTCGCCGCCCGCCCCCGGCTGCTGCTCCTCGACGAACCGCTCGCGGCCCTCGACCAGACCACCCGCACCCATGTCCGGCACACCCTGCGCAGGCATCTCGACGGCTTCGGCGGCGTCTGCCTGATCGTCACCCACGACCCCGTCGAGGCCGTCTCCCTCGCCGACCGGGTCCTGGTGCTCGACGACGGACGCACCCTCCAGGACGCCCCGCCCGCCGAGGTCACCCGCCACCCCCGCTCACCGTGGGTGGCCCGTATGCTCGGGCGGAACGCCTGGCCCGGCACGGCCACCGCGGGTGGCCTCGAACTCGTGGGCGGTGGGCGGCTGGTGATCGCGGAAGCTCTGCCCGCGGGCACCGACGTGCTGGCGATCATCGCGCCCGAAGCGGTGTCCGTGCACCGCGACAGGCCCGGCGGAAGCCCGCGCAACGTCTGGCCCGGCACCGTACGGGAGATCACCTCGTCGGGCAGCCGCCTCCGGGTACTGATCACCTCCGACGAGGCCCCCGACCTCGTCGCCGAGATCACCCCCCAGGCGGCGGCCGAACTCGGCCTCGCCGACGGCACGGCCGTGTGGACCGGCGTCAAGGCGACCGAAGTGACCGCAGTGACCCTCTGACAGGCGGGCGCCGCGGGCCGGCGTCAGTACACGTCACGGCCGTAGCGCTGGTCGGCGGCGAGTTGCTTCACGTACACGGCGGCCTCGTCCTCGCTCAGCCCGCCCTGGGTCATCGCGATCTCCCGCAGCGCGCGGTCGACGTCCTTGGCCATCCGGCTCGCGTCGCCGCAGACATAGAAGTGAGCGCCGTCCTGGAGCCAGGACCACAGCTGGGCACCGTGCTCGCGCATCCTGTCCTGGACGTAGATCTTGGCCCGCTGGTCGCGGGAGAAGGCCAGATCGAGGCGGCTCAGCGTGCCCTGCCGGTGGAACTCCTCCAGCTCCTGCCGGTAGTAGAAGTCGGTGGCCTGGTGCTGTTCACCGAAGAAGAGCCAGTTGCCGCCGTGGTGTCCGAGGGCTCGGCGCTGCTCCAGGAAGCCCATGAACGGGGCTATGCCGGTGCCCGGGCCGACCATGATCGCGGGAGTTCCCGGATCCACCGGAGGGCGGAACTGCGCCGAGCGCTGGACGAACAGCGGCACCTCGCCGCCGGGTTCGGCATCCGCGAGGAAGGTCGACGCGACTCCCTTGCGCCGCCGGCCCGACGGCCCCTCGTAGCGCAGCACGGAAACGGTCAGGCTGACCTCGCGCGGGGTGGCGAGGGGGCTCGAGGAGATCGAGTAGAGCCGCGGTTGCAGCCGCTTGAGCCGCTCCGTCCACTCCTGGGCGCTGAGCCGGACCGGGAACTCGGCGACGACGTCCACGGCCTGCCGGCCCCAGGTCCACTGCGCGAGGCCGTCCTTGTTGTCCGGCCGCGTCAACTGCCTGAGCAGGCGGTCGCCGGTGCGCTCGGTGGCCAGGCGCAGCAGGTCGGCCGTGATGCGGGTGATGTCCAGGTGGCGGTGGAGCGCCTGCGCGAACGGCATCGGCTCCGAGCCCGACAGAACGACCTCGGCGTCCGGGGAGTGACCGGTGACGGCAAGCCACTCCGCCACCAGCTCCGGGCAGTTGACCGGCCATATGCCGAGAGCGTCGCCCGCCTCGTACTCCACCCCGCTCTCGCCGAGGTCGAACGTGAACCGGCGGATCTCCTTGCCCGCTCCGGGCAGGCTGAGCAGCTGATTGCCGGACAGCCGGGCGAGGTACGGGTCGGCCTTGCTCGGCTGCGGCGAGGGAGCCGCCCGCTCCCCGACGGCGATCGACGCCGTGACCGTCGGCTCGGCGGCGGTCGCGAGGGCGGGGATCACGCGGTCCAGCCACTGTCCGGCGGGCTCGTCGTAGTCCGGCTCGCAGTCGACGCGTGGCAGGAGTCGTACGGCTCCGAGTTCGGCGAGGCGCTCGTCGAGGCGGCGGCCGTGGCCGCAGAAGTCGTCGTAGGCGGAGTCGCCGAAGGCGAGCACCGCGTACCGGACGCCCTGCAGGGGGGCCGCGTCGGTGGCGCTCAGGGCCTGCCAGAAGCCGGACCCGTTGTCCGGGGCGTCGCCGTCTCCGAACGTGCTGGTGACCACCAGCACGTCCGTTCCGGACGACAAGGCCGAGGGAGTGCGGTCCGCCATGCTGTGCACGGCCACCGGACGGCCCGCGTCGGCCAGGCGTGCCCCGATGGCGGTGGCGTACGCCTCGGCGTTGCCCGTCTGGGATGCCCACAGGACGACGACCTGCCGGGTGTGCTCGCTCACGGCGGTGCTCGGCACCGGATCCCCCGGCGGCGCCGCAGGCAGCACCGTCGACGGCCCCCGGGACCGGGAGAACGTTCCTGCCAGGAGGCCCTCGACCCAGAGTGCGTTCGGCGCCTCGAACGGGGCGTCGGCGGGGAGCGTCGGCACGGCCGTACCGGGCGGGGCCGCGGCGACTCCGGCGAGGAATCCGGCCAGGTACCGGCGCTCGTGGTCCGCGAGGTCCGGAGGCGTCAGGTCGGTCAGACCGAGCACGCCGGCGATGGCGGCGACCTCCGAAGCAGTCGAGGCCGTCGAGGCCGGCTCCGTGT contains:
- a CDS encoding ABC transporter permease; the protein is MKRLRTLTPTSAERPRATQARTPLALAIPALLAVAFLLLPLIGILVRTSWDELGSHLTSPGTTQALRLSLVVSLWALGLSLVLGVPLAWLLARVDFPGKAFVRSLVLLPMVLPPTVGGVALLLAFGRRGLLGPWLENTFGITLPFHTSGAVLAATFVAMPFLVISLEGALGGLRPRYEETAASLGASPLRVFFTVTMPMVVPGLIAGAALTWARALGEFGATITFAGNLPGTTQTLPLQVYLLLQEEPEAATSVSLLLLVIAMLVLIALRGRWTGIPSDRAHRATPAADEPDPVAAPPAAEPEPPTAQDHWRLHAEVTGFTELTLDAEPGTTIAVVGANGAGKTTLLRALLGLTPRAHATVRLGDTDVTARPPHRRGVAWVPQDGALFPHMTALANTAYGLRAHGVSRAEARHEAQQWLDRLGVGHLARRRPAQLSGGQAQRVALARALAARPRLLLLDEPLAALDQTTRTHVRHTLRRHLDGFGGVCLIVTHDPVEAVSLADRVLVLDDGRTLQDAPPAEVTRHPRSPWVARMLGRNAWPGTATAGGLELVGGGRLVIAEALPAGTDVLAIIAPEAVSVHRDRPGGSPRNVWPGTVREITSSGSRLRVLITSDEAPDLVAEITPQAAAELGLADGTAVWTGVKATEVTAVTL